One part of the Andrena cerasifolii isolate SP2316 chromosome 4, iyAndCera1_principal, whole genome shotgun sequence genome encodes these proteins:
- the Pax gene encoding paxillin isoform X3 encodes MEAGREPRTDADNLYEAYNGTEKTERNLLSLDALLADLQNTVSSEGNHVGSNATPGYGSLNGARTAGYRSYDNRTSPLPSQSPTYQNREVIEETIAKSSGGKVPSLNNNLSELDTLLQDLSNARYNAHYQERDNRVSSGGMNGDSSPMLRSPSSMSASRPTVDSLLEELSTAVPNGDSPSDGRVKVTIQETTTEVQPVYEGYPSRQHGSLSRSEMQRNYTNGHTASNATKELDDLMASLSEFKINSGSHQHQTVTDSPYAKPNKATKSSQSPLPPEGTQTRIHITETHATHHYQQQHGEPYTPQPATQTKQNQLDSMLGNLQADMSRQGVNTTQKGCCSACEKPIVGQVITALGKTWHPEHFTCTHCNQELGTRNFFEREGHPYCEPDYHNLFSPRCAYCNGPILDKCVTALEKTWHTEHFFCAQCGKQFGEEGFHERDGKPYCREDYFDMFAPKCGGCNRAIMENYISALNSQWHPDCFVCRDCRQKFQGGSFFDHEGLPYCETHYHAKRGSLCAGCHKPITGRCITAMFRKFHPEHFVCAFCLKQLNKGTFKEQNDKPYCHGCFDKLFG; translated from the exons ATGGAAGCAGGACGCGAGCCACGGACCGATGCCGACAATTTGTACGAGGCATACAACGGCACCGAGAAAACCGAGAGGAATCTTCTCAGCCTTG ATGCGCTGCTGGCAGACCTGCAGAACACAGTGTCGTCGGAAGGGAATCATGTCGGTAGCAACGCGACTCCTGGTTATGGATCATTGAACGGCGCACGGACCGCTGGGTACAGATCGTACGATAATCGAACCTCGCCCCTGCCGTCGCAATCG CCGACTTACCAGAACCGCGAGGTTATCGAGGAGACGATCGCGAAGAGCAGCGGCGGAAAGGTGCCCTCCCTGAACAACAATCTATCCGAGCTGGACACCCTGCTCCAAGACCTGAGCAACGCCCGCTACAACGCGCATTATCAGGAAAGAG ACAACCGTGTCTCCTCGGGAGGAATGAATGGAGACTCTAGCCCGATGCTTCGTTCTCCAAGCAGCATGTCCGCCTCGAGGCCCACCGTCGACTCCTTGCTCGAGGAACTGAGCACCGCGGTGCCGAACGG GGACTCTCCCTCCGATGGAAGAGTCAAGGTCACCATTCAGGAAACCACCACCGAGGTGCAGCCCGTCTACGAAGGCTATCCTTCCAGGCAGCACGGCTCCCTGAGTCGCAGCGAGATGCAGAGGAATTACACAAATGGCCACACGGCCAGCAATGCCACCAAGGAACTCGACGACCTAATGGCTTCTTTGTCCGAGTTTAAG ATCAACAGCGGCTCCCATCAGCATCAGACGGTGACAGACTCCCCGTACGCGAAACCGAACAAGGCCACCAAGAGCTCGCAGAGCCCGCTGCCGCCCGAGGGCACGCAGACCCGGATTCACATCACCGAGACCCACGCCACCCACCACTATCAGCAGCAGCACGGAGAGCCTTACACACCGCAGCCGGCCACTCAGACCAAACAGAACCAGTTGGATTCTATGCTAGGGAACCTCCAGGCAGACATGAGTCGTCAGGGCGTCAACACCACTCAGAAGGGATGCTGCAGCGCCTGCGAGAAGCCTATCGTCGGACAA GTGATCACCGCGTTGGGGAAGACGTGGCACCCGGAACACTTCACCTGCACCCACTGCAACCAGGAGCTGGGCACGCGGAACTTCTTCGAGAGGGAGGGCCACCCCTACTGCGAGCCCGACTACCACAACCTATTCTCGCCCCGTTGCGCCTACTGCAATGGACCCATTCTAGAC AAATGCGTGACCGCCCTGGAGAAGACCTGGCACACGGAGCACTTCTTCTGCGCCCAGTGCGGCAAGCAGTTCGGCGAGGAGGGCTTCCACGAGCGGGACGGCAAGCCGTACTGCAGGGAGGACTACTTCGACATGTTCGCGCCGAAGTGCGGCGGCTGCAACCGCGCCATCATGGAGAACTACATATCGGCGCTGAACAGCCAGTGGCACCCCGACTGCTTCGTCTGCAGG GACTGTAGGCAAAAGTTCCAGGGCGGCTCGTTCTTCGACCACGAAGGCCTGCCCTACTGCGAGACCCATTATCACGCCAAGAGAGGATCCCTGTGCGCAGGATGCCACAAGCCGATCACAG GTCGATGCATAACCGCCATGTTCCGGAAGTTCCACCCGGAGCATTTTGTGTGCGCGTTCTGCTTGAAGCAGTTGAACAAGGGCACCTTCAAGGAGCAGAACGACAAGCCGTATTGCCACGGGTGCTTCGACAAGCTGTTCGGCTAA